The Labrus mixtus chromosome 18, fLabMix1.1, whole genome shotgun sequence DNA segment ttaactcagtagaatgacaaatagagcaacaataaattcagccagttgcacagatgactggagtagatcctgaagtatgtactaattcaaaaatagattttgaatccatggatcaatgaatccagaatagttttgaatcaaaaatcgTTTCTGAATAGagtcgtgaccccaagaatcgaaattgaatcaaatcgtgagacacccaaagatgcCCAGCCCTAGTGTATACCGTatagtgtgtgtttatgctctTGCACATACTGTCTTTTAGGTTCTATTGCATACAACGAAGACATGATTCAGGGGACAAATCCAGTGGTAGGAAGCCAAATTACTGTTGAGTTTATACTTTGCAACACCTGGGAAATAGCTGAGCGCCATGCTCTTACTGCCTTTGCATGAATACACATTATGTCAGGTTTAAGTATTCCCATTGACCAGAGGAATCATCAACCGCTGAGTGTTTAACAACCTGAAATGCAGCAGTGGATATGTGCTGTCCATATGTATAAAGACCTGCAGGACCAGATTATTCTGCTGCAGAGTTGTTCGTCATCCGTGGAGCTGGACCTTGAAGGGAAAAGTTAAAGAGATGGAGTAATGAAAGGAGAAGCGGAGGGAGACGGTTGAGATGGATTTAAAGGAGACAACTGTTACCTATGTAAGAGCTGATTTATCCAACATCTGAACAATCTGCAACTCATTCAAACAATTCTTTTATAGCTTTTATTTTCCCTTGGTGAGGGATAGagacacatgaagaaaacatagtTCCAGATATAGAGAGAGGGGCTCAAGGCAAATCAGGCAGGAAGCACTCACTTATGTAATTGTCATTGTGAGCTTTGAAGGTCGTGTTAGCTAAAGAGACTAAAAGCCGTGATGATTGCTAATCTACCAGCAGGTCTCCTGTAATTCTGCCAATATGAACTTAATGTGAACTCTTATCACtcagaaaaatcaaacaattaaaCCCATGGTTGCTCAGATAGGAAGAGCTTACGTGGATTCCCTGCCAAAGACACGGGGCACATGGGAAGCTGTGAGTCACTGCTATTATTATCTGGGATATAAAAGATATATGAGATACCCGGCAGTACCCcggagagcgagggagaggaagaagcagGGAGGGGGATTTTGcttgaatatgtgtgtgttaaatatgCATTGAATGTCGATCCTAAAGTGTCCCGTCTTTTCCCttccaggtgtttgtgtgtccgcTGAGGTTTTAAAATGGAGTCCACTCACCTCCTGAGCGGCTCCAAGAAGAGAGTCAAGATCCACCCTCACACTGTAACGGCCAAATATGCCACGCAAACCCCCTACTCCCCCCAGCCTGgagtgcacacacacttccccCAGCCGGGGGACGAAGGCTACGACGATGCGCCATCCTTCGAGGACTTTGGCTCCTTCCTAGAGGAGACATCGGACAGGAAAAACCTGACGGAGACCAAGAAGTGGCCTTTGACTCTGTTTGGCTCCAAAGACAAGGACAAGGACTCAACCAACAGACCTCAGGCTGCTGGGGGACTAGAAATGAGCGAAGGGGGAGTAAGAGGAGCAAAGGGGTCTGGGAAGGGAGTTGGGGAACAGCTCGCAAGTTTCGGGGAGGCGTCGGTGTCTGCGTCTCGGCTGACGTGGGTTGGCTTGCTCGGCGCGGCATTGGCCCATGGGTGCTTGATCGTTTTGACCCGCCTTGCCTCTGAACGCTTCAGCCTGGGCCCCCTGTTCCTGCTCATGGTTCGGTCCATCGTGCAGCTCGGCTCCTTGGCCGTGCCCCTGCACAGGGGGGAGAATCCTTTCGGACCAGATGGCTATCGTATACGTCTGCTCTGTTACGGCTTggcctactctctctccctctgttgtGCCTACTCATCTCTGAGCTTCGTCTCTTCCGGGGACGGCACAACGACCTGGCGCCTGGCAACCACGGCGCTGTCGGCCGTCTTGGCCTTCCTGCTCCTGGAGGAGAGGCTGGGATTGGCCGATGGGATCACCATCGCCGCAGGACTTTGCGGTTTGGGGCTGGTGCTGCTTCCCACAGCAGACGAAAGCAATTCAGATTCACTGACTGATCCCGTCGTGTTCTGGAGGGGCGCTTTCGGGTGGTCGCTCTCCGCTCTTGCAGGGCTGTGGATGGCTCTGGCACTAGTTGGGTATCGCTCCCTGAAGGAGAGGGTAGGAGTGGGCACAGCTTTATTCACGGTCAGTTGGACCGGCTGCCTGCTCGCCCCAGCCTCCTTGATTCTTCTTCAGGAGGGCTGGTCCTGGCCAGTGAGCGCACCAGCTTGGGGCCTTGTCCTGGGCCTGGTCGCCTGCTCGGTAGCAGCCTTTCTGGGGATGATGCACGCCCTCACCCGGCTCCACCCGGCTCTGGTCTCGGCCTCCCAGAGCTTGGAAATACCCGTCGCCTTGCTGCTGCATCTGGCCGTGCTGCCATTGGCTCCCACTGCACCCGAGGTCGTCGGGAACGTGATGGTCATACTGAGCGTGGGCTGGCTGGTGGCGATGAAGCTGCTTCCCTCTCGTGGGGCAGGACGCCGCCCAAGGGAGGAGTATGAGGAGATTTTGGACTCGCCGATCAAATAGACTTCTCTTCTCTTTACACCTCCccctgtcctcctcttctttccttcaCTCCCTCCTTCATGAGATTGTTTCCAGTGTACATAAGAGACTGCTAAATGTTTATCGAAGCCTGatctattttgtattgtcctctTTGCTTTTGGGAAAGTGCCaataatgtgttgtgtgttatgTGATATTGTAATGTGACATTAAAATCTCTGTGACGAATGCTTGTGGCCACTTGTAATCAGTATATCACCGAGATTGTTTGCATATATAAGCTTCAATTTATACAAGTGTATTGTCAGACACTTGGCTGAGGATTAGCCAAGGACTGGTTCCCTCTACTTTGCCGCAGGCTGCTAATGAGGGAAAGGTAAAAAATAGAAGTTGgaaggcgagagagagagagagatcggaGAAGTGGAAGATAAACTGGAGCAGCAAGAGAAGATGACTGGATTGGCACACGGATAAGAagccagagagaaagaagagtgaTGGAAGACGAGGTAACagatgaaagagaaggaagcCAGGGAAGAAAGCAAGGCTAATGTGGGTTATTATTTCTGATGCGTCTGGCCAGCTGGCTGATGAAAACACTGTTCAGTGTGCCGGGGGACAAGTCATTAAATCTAATAACTACCTGTCAGACACGTAACCACCGCTGCTTTATTTTTCTGGGTATCTCGTTCTAGATTTTTCTCATCAGTCGcttcaagcttttatttttctccgtctctttaaaaaaaaagaagaatgagcAGCCAACATGACATGAAAAGCTTCCATTCActaaaatgtacacacacaaactgcacagatggagacttttcatgaaaacaggTGCTGAACACATTGAACagaccagtgtgtgaatgtgctcaTGTATTTGTTACTACATGACGATGCTTCTCTGCACGTTGTTAgttgtgacatttaaaataggCAGGGGAAGAAAACCCCTGGGTTTCTGCTGATAACTCATAACAGAGTATTATTAAATTGAGGTATTGCTATAATAAGTATAAGTAAGAAGATCTGAATGGTTCTTTCATCCCTATTTCACCTTTCCATCTTCCTtatatttgcttctttttttttatctctttcagttttcattttcctctcttGTAACCTTTTCTGCTTTCTCACCAGCTTTATTTCCTCTATCTCTAATAAAACTGAACCAAACGAGAGCATAAGGGTACAAGACCAGCGTGGAAAAAAATATGAGGAAAGTACCTCCAGTAAACACCGTCCTCTGTGTGGTTCATAACAATGAAGGCGAGTGTGCGGCTGCAGGACTGACGGGCGGCAGTGTAATAGCTCTGGCAGGGTTTCATTAATCATAAACACCCTGAGCATCGTAAGTCCTAGCCTCTTAGCAGCTAATGAGAGGGTGGGGCCTGCCCACAATTAAACACGGTCATAAACCTCTGACACACGTTCTTGCGGTTGTGGTAATTTGCGGACATCTCCGCAACTACACGaacattaaagtttaaactctggcacatgcaggaaaaggagagaggacacaCTGAGTCAGACATATGAAAGTGTAGGCATGTGCACAGACttatgtgttggtgtgtgggtTTGTTTAGCTGTGAAAATTAGCTGATTGCTGTGTGGGAGGAGGGCGGAAACCTTTCCACGAGGccgattccttttttttattatgattttattatttatagtAAAACCAGTACATGTATGGTACATCTACATTAATTGTCACCagacataaacaagctgaaatataaaaaaaatcccttaaaaccaacataaaaaaaagtgcaaagtcATTGTCACTAGAGTGTCCTCTGTCGATCTTTTGGTTTTTTTCCCTCATGTGTCTCCTCTGTTCTTCCTCAACGTTCCCGCCTGCTCTATCACTCTGCTCAGCTGCAGGTGaactctctgcagctctgttgctatggaaaccaGGGCCTTTTCCATTGCGACCATGTCGAATGGTGAAGTCACTTCCTGCTCCTTGAGGCCAGATGGGAACGGCTTCACCCCCAAGCCAAACGCTGCACCAAATCCTCCTGGTCTCTGTGTAGGTTGGTGTCCCACCCTGCTGTCTGCTGCTCCTGACGGAACCGCTCTGAGGCCGCTCACTTCCTCCAGACGTTTCAATCTGGTGTTGCCCTCACTGCTACTGTGTAGGAGCTGCTGCAAAGTAGCATTTagccttctctccctctctgcttcctcctcttgCAACTCCGCCAAGCCTCTTTGCAGCCTGAGACTCGACTGCTCCACCTGTGCCCTGCATGCTGACTCAAGGCTGAATAGATACTCCTGGGATGTCCCTTTAACCAGCTTGTCCACCTGGTTCCTGACTGTGTGCATTCCTCCACAGCATTGTCCAAGAGACTCCAGGAGCATGTTCTGCCTCATGTGAGAGTTCTCCAGAGCAATGAAAAGCTTATCCCAGCGGGAGAAATCTGCAGCCTGGCATGGTGGGGTTGTAGCTTCTCCTGTTGACAAAAAACAGGAATGCATACATTACAGCACCACAGTCAGGTCGGAAGTTATtaacattaattaaaataacaatgttttattcaactttGTAACAATTTACGCTAAAGTGCAAcgtcattttcttttctttttttcccagttcCTGCAGTTACCTAAATAAACTATAGAATTGTGGACATCAGAGtaacaaaaaatgaaagagaaatggaGAAATACATTGCCATTGTTGTAAGTACTAAGTAACAGATTATAACtggaaaactaaaataaatcatggAAGATATGTTTTTGAAACACAATATTCTGCAGAGCCAATTGAGTAATAAAGGGGCCCATTTTTAGCTATGCTATGTAACCAAAACTTTTGTACCAAGACCTTAGGGTCaggtgacaaattaaaaaaaagctgtttgcaAATCTGTGCGCAAAACTTAATTTCATTCTGGGGGCACAGTTCCTTAATCTTTGCTGATTTGTAAACCGTGCACGCTCAGTTCCAAAAACTGTCCAAATTTGTGCGCACAGTTATAGTTATTGTATAAATCTTACAAAGCAGAACCCTGACcagcttttatttcctttcacactttacaaacacaaatatgcaTTGTCTTTTGCTCTTCTACTACAGTATATGGAAACTCCTTTGTCCTCTTCGAACTTGATGTCTCCCTTTATACCTACACTTACGTACCAGTTAAATATTTAACCAGTACATAAGTCATACAACAAAGTTACCCTAAAATTCCAAGAACTTTATACTTACATGTTTagttctgcaaaaaaacaaaactatgtTTTACTGTTAAAGCAAAAATGCAATTGCAAGACCTAAAACTATTACTGCTCCCATTTATTGTCCCATAAAACATCCCAACCTCTGTAGTCCACTTGTCAACAACtccttttttcaaacatttaaaagtatgttttatgtTGTGTAGGACAAATGTGAAAATCTCTAAAACCTCGTTTCAATAATTTAACCAACAGACCCCCAAAAAACCCTCAGTCACTTGAGACTGAAGTGTAAAATTGCAGACTTATTTATGTTTAAGGTTACATTTCTGCAGCATTATTTTCAATGTCGTCAGACAGATGAGCGATTAACAGTTTTGTTTGGGCTAAGAAGCATAAAACACATCTTCTGCCTGTGGTTTATTAAGATGGCATCTGCATAAAAAAGTACATCAGATTGATTGTTGACTGGTATTGGTGTTGTTCTATATGTATTTCCAGAACAGAAGTGGTCCAAGAATAGACCCTTGGGGAATACCTTTTTAACCCCCCAGAACTAAACATTCCATTTGTATTGATGACATTTAATCAAACTGTATAAGATGGTTAAGATGCACTTTATTGGACTTAATAATCAGgcattacaaacaaacaaaaaagtttctCAATGAGCCATCTGTTCACAAtagggaacaaaacaaaactcaccCTCCTGCCGGTCCTGAGAAATCTCATTGTCGTAGTTGTCTGCGTAGTTTCCTTCGTATTCAACTTCATTCACACACAGGGATGCACACACAAAGCccagcacacacagcacacgCCAGATCCTGAGCGTATGCATGCTGTAGCTCTGAATGTTTTCCCTTAAAAATATCAGATTTGCTTGTAACTCAGTTTCCCAGTTgctcctttctctttctgtactGTTTGCAAAGCCCTTCACACTGAGCCAACTGTTGAGGGTGCTGAGTTTATAACGATGGAAGAAGGAGGGAAGTCAAGGAGGGTGGGATGGAGGTGGGGGTGCTGTGTGAGTAATGCTTCGGTGGAGGTAATGTGTCAAAAGTCAAACTGAGTCGGAAATTGGGGCATTAAGGGGAAAGAGAGTTATAGGGGTACAGGGGAAAGCTGAGGTGACAAGAAATGGATGGAGGGTGAAGAAAATAACTGGAGAGGAGTAAAACCTACACAAAAGTATGTGTGTTACTCAAAATAACTTTGAACAAAGCCATGTCATACTGGAGAAATAAAAGCCTTACAATGCCCATTCTATTTAAATGACTGTTTGCAAAAAGTAGCTAAATTTAGATACATATGTATTTgagtttaagtttaaaaatcaTTCCACATTTGTGTTACTGTCACAGTAGGATTTTGCTCATAGCATTATCTGTAATTGTCTCTCTTGGCTGCTTTTCAGCAGATAATCTATGAAAacaatatttgatcattttgcaGTCTGCATGAGCccaaaagtgtttaaaatataaaccaGAAAAAAGGCACATTAAAGCGTCACATACAAGTTGATATGATCCTGATGTTTGAGCTTTAAAATCAGTTAAAGGTCAGCTTTATTCACTGGAGGGCAGCAAATGAAATTcacatagcctccatacatggggtgcacacgCTTACCACCGGGATATCAGCGCCCCCCATAAATACAGATTTGCACAATATTCATAGTACAAACTGATTTTGAATTTGCCTTCTGGCAGTGATTGTCCTTTGGAGCCCATGGTTAGCATGTCAATTGAACATTCTTAGGGAAAGAAAATAAGGAGTTATTGGACCCTTGGCGAGACCAAGTGACCTGATTCTTTAGGAAGAGTGTTCTGGTCAACAGGTGTTGGGGTTAAGCAGCAGAAGTAGGACATGTCAATGTCAAAGGAAAAGCCTTGACTTTTCTACTCTCTGTCGATCTCCAGCTTGAACCCCTCTCTGCAGATGTCAGCATGTCTGCTATCAAGGATGCTCTTCTCTGTTTGGCAAGCTATAATTATAGCACAGGGACTAATCGCTGTGGTAGCTGGCAGTTTTATATCAGGAAAAGAGAGAACCTGCAGAGGAAGATACAACCCAGGGGGAGGTGGAGACAGGAATGGACAGTTGGTGAGGAAAGATACAGTGGTACAGTTTTTCCTTTCCtctaagcagaaaaaaatgacacagtTTGGGAATAAGTGCAACATTTCTTTGGTCCATTTCCAAAATATATGAATTCGTAATTTTGTGCAGTAAAGCAATAAATGTATTAATCCCAACTACCAGGTGGGATATAAAATGTGGTGCTCTCATCCTGTCCTTATTAGTGTCCATACCATTTCCGCCTCTCCATAGATCATTTTTCTATTTATGTCATCATCTAAAAGGACCTACATTTATCAGCAAGCACCAGACGCTGTTCACCACCCCCACCTGCACACCACACCTACAGTTAATCTGTCACACAAAACACTCCCAGCTGGCAGTGAGGGGGCAGGAGTGACGAGAGATGACAGATTGGCAAAATAAATAtctgagaaagacagaaagcaaGAATGAAAGTTGGATTTAAGGAGAGTAGACAAGAGATCCTGttgtctagttttttttttgtttttttttaccataccAGGGATAGGAGGGACAATGGGACAATGGGTGTTGTcagcagaatttaaaaacagacggtttaaaaacagcaacaggacTTTCCATATGAAGAAACCACGCAATAACACTAACACAGCAAAATCAGCCAACACAGGCCGGTTTTATGAGAACTGGGTGTATCCCTTTTTTATCCCCAAGATGGAAGTAAGGAAAGGGTGGATACTATGGATATATTATTGAATTATAGtacactgtaaataaaaaaaaccattatAAGTACATATCAGCTGTATTTGAATGTCTAACGGTTTCAAAATTAGTTAAATAATTCAACATAATAGATATCTGAGCCAAGAAAAGCATACCACTTTGGAACATCGTTTTCTTAAGCAAATCTTGCTTCATACAGGGTTGTCTGATTGGGGGACAGCCAGGTAAGTTTAGTAATTGCACTTTCTCTCGGGTAGCCCTTGATGTGTCCAAGTCAATCATCATTGTTACAACTGGTTTAACTGTATTTAAAGAAGTACCTCAGGGCATGTGGTAGgcccacttttcttttctttgcttggGGTAACACGTCAGAAATTCAAAATTAGAGAAACTGGCTTTCATCAACTTCAAAGCGCATTAAGATTTGTCCTTAAATCAATTTTCAACGTTTGATTCAAGCACATTTGAAATGGCCATCATAAGTATATCTCCAGGCCAGGATTCCCTTACAAAAGAGGTATCAAACCTTGTTGCAATTTACcatgaataaatattaaattgAGCAATTAACAGTATCTATCCAAAGACATGTTGTCTATACATTTCAGGTATAAGAAAAGAAGCCAACTGTAATTAGAAGCACTTCCCTTTATCTGCTCTCATAATTCCCCCATGTCTGCCAGACCTGCAAAACATTATTTCAGCTTCTGCTTCCTTCCTGTATCACACAACCAGAACATCACATGAAGACCAGAGAGAACTACTATCTCTGTTGATGGACAGGATACAATGCcggaaattataaaaaataagcaTGAGACATTGCAGGGACTTGCTGTATCAGTGCAGCGGACAGGCACTCATGAGCAGCGAGGGACAGATTGAGGAGAGTCTATTCTTGTTTGACTGAGTCATAGGAAATCTACAGGAATGAAAACACTATTTAATCTTTCTTTGAGCACTGGCTGTGCATCCTGTGAGGCCCCTCTGAAATGTAGAGCTGAAATAGTGGTGTGATAGAAGTCTTTATGGTGTTATTGGCGTTAAGGGCCTCCTGACTGAACtaagatcaatatcacataaccAGCGCTTGATCAATCTAATCTGTTTGTAGAGCGCCAGGCTGGAAAGAGGTGGGTGCAAAATacaggagaacacacacacacacacacacacccacacacactaaacaacTGTAGTCAGTGTTTTTGTAGTAgtaactgagtgtgtgtgtgtgtgtgtatatggtgAGCTATATGGTGTGATATATGGTAATGTCACACACTACCAGACCTCATTATCCTGCAAATAGAAGTAATACAGTGACGCAAGCCAAGCTTAACCACTAGCTTCAGTGTGTCAGGGCTGCTTTAATTTATACTAGACTTGGCCTGGGAAGACCGATCAAGACCTTAATGTCAAAGACTGTACATGTTAATGTAGTTTACATGTTAAACTGGGCCATTAGGTTTGGCTGGTAATAAAAAAGGATGCACAGCGAGCAGCCAATTTTAACGAGGAAATCAAATAAACAACTCTACAGGAAGTACAAAGTGAGAACGTACACTTAATTCAAAGTGACATGACATCAatgtttgcatatttatttccacatcttcacatgaataataaaaaaaaaagtccaacctCTGGCACCCACTCAGTGTACAATATTTGACTCAGTTATAACTGCTTTACAGTATAAACCTGGCAGCAGCTACAATTATGAAGTGTTTCTAtccatatacacacacacacacacacacatctctatGTGTGTAGCATAGAGCTGGTGGATGATTACATCAGTAGGGTTAGTGCTATATTAATGCTTGTTTCCATCAAGGGTCCCCAGAGTGGACCCACAGCACAGTAGAGCAGCGCTGCCCTAACACAGAAAATGAACAACATCTGGACGTGGAAACTTCTATC contains these protein-coding regions:
- the slc35g2a gene encoding solute carrier family 35 member G2a; the protein is MESTHLLSGSKKRVKIHPHTVTAKYATQTPYSPQPGVHTHFPQPGDEGYDDAPSFEDFGSFLEETSDRKNLTETKKWPLTLFGSKDKDKDSTNRPQAAGGLEMSEGGVRGAKGSGKGVGEQLASFGEASVSASRLTWVGLLGAALAHGCLIVLTRLASERFSLGPLFLLMVRSIVQLGSLAVPLHRGENPFGPDGYRIRLLCYGLAYSLSLCCAYSSLSFVSSGDGTTTWRLATTALSAVLAFLLLEERLGLADGITIAAGLCGLGLVLLPTADESNSDSLTDPVVFWRGAFGWSLSALAGLWMALALVGYRSLKERVGVGTALFTVSWTGCLLAPASLILLQEGWSWPVSAPAWGLVLGLVACSVAAFLGMMHALTRLHPALVSASQSLEIPVALLLHLAVLPLAPTAPEVVGNVMVILSVGWLVAMKLLPSRGAGRRPREEYEEILDSPIK
- the LOC132992761 gene encoding pentraxin-related protein PTX3-like → MHTLRIWRVLCVLGFVCASLCVNEVEYEGNYADNYDNEISQDRQEGEATTPPCQAADFSRWDKLFIALENSHMRQNMLLESLGQCCGGMHTVRNQVDKLVKGTSQEYLFSLESACRAQVEQSSLRLQRGLAELQEEEAERERRLNATLQQLLHSSSEGNTRLKRLEEVSGLRAVPSGAADSRVGHQPTQRPGGFGAAFGLGVKPFPSGLKEQEVTSPFDMVAMEKALVSIATELQRVHLQLSRVIEQAGTLRKNRGDT